From one Lolium rigidum isolate FL_2022 chromosome 4, APGP_CSIRO_Lrig_0.1, whole genome shotgun sequence genomic stretch:
- the LOC124708193 gene encoding AFG1-like ATPase, which translates to MRALVRSLRHLRRLTKHHAEGGHTSVNRVTRQQNAVILCSSTSRSLSSLSTILRRNDEATRFMSPGVEILRNMFSTIAADSVKDVPQSGPMAEYEKRIASGELVDGDSFQVDTIQQLQRLYEDLVENEEACQLDRYQSSEKSGRSRWLWSRIMAPPTSHAPVKGLYLYGGVGTGKTMLMDLFYEQLPANWRKKRIHFHDFMLNVHSRLQMHKGVSDPLDMVAAEISDEAIILCLDEFMVTDVADAMLLNRLFKHLFSKGVILVSTSNRPPEQLYEGGLQRNLFLPFIATLKDRCIAHPIGSAVDYRQLGSAEEGFYFVGDQCSTVLKEKFQSLVGDEEPTPQTVEVVMGRKLQVPLGANGCAYFTFEDLCDRPIGAADYFGLFKRFHTLAVDGVPKFGFHNRAAAYRFVTLVDVMYENKARLLCTAEARPIELFENIVTVAEAQRSSPRSSRSSKSDNPDLCVDNELGFAKDRTISRLTELNSREYLEEFEVKLRQQPLQVVDDGGDVVLA; encoded by the exons ATGAGAGCGCTAGTTCGCTCGCTACGGCACCTTCGCCGTCTCACAAAGCACCATGCAGAGGGAGGACACACATCAGTAAACAGAGTGACCAGGCAGCAGAATGCCGTGATCTTGTGTAGTTCGACATCCCGTTCGCTCAGTTCACTCAGCACAATATTACGTCGTAATGATGAAGCTACCAGATTTATGAGTCCAGGCGTGGAGATACTGAGGAACATGTTCTCCACCATAGCGGCTGATTCAGTCAAAG ATGTTCCACAAAGTGGTCCAATGGCGGAATATGAGAAGAGAATTGCATCAGGGGAGCTTGTGGATGGTGATAGCTTTCAG GTCGACACGATTCAGCAATTACAAAGGCTTTACGAGGATCTTGTAGAGAATGAAGAAGCCTGCCAGTTGGATAGATACCAGTCATCCGAGAAATCTGGAAG GAGTAGATGGCTATGGTCTCGTATCATGGCTCCGCCTACTAGCCATGCACCTGTAAAGGGGTTGTATCTATATGGAGGGGTCGGTACAGGGAAGACAATGCTTATGGACCTCTTCTATGAACAACT GCCAGCTAATTGGAGGAAGAAACGTATTCACTTTCATGATTTCATGTTGAATGTACATAGTCGTCTGCAG ATGCATAAAGGTGTTTCAGATCCCCTTGATATGGTAGCAGCTGAGATTTCAGATGAAGCGATAATATTATGTCTTGATGAGTTTATG GTAACTGATGTTGCTGATGCTATGTTATTGAACCGGCTGTTCAAACATTTGTTCAGCAAAGGCGTT ATCCTAGTTTCGACCTCTAATCGTCCTCCAGAGCAGCTATACGAAGGTGGCTTGCAGCGAAACCTTTTTTTACCGTTCATTGCAACCTTGAAA GACAGGTGCATTGCGCACCCCATTGGCTCTGCAGTAGACTATCGTCAGCTGGGTTCG GCTGAAGAAGGTTTCTACTTTGTTGGAGACCAATGCAGTACTGTTCTTAAAGAGAAATTCCAATCTCTAGTTGGAGATGAGGAACCTACTCCTCAAACAGTCGAAGTCGTGATGGGACGGAAATTGCAG GTTCCACTAGGAGCAAATGGATGTGCATATTTCACGTTTGAAGATCTTTGTGACAGGCCTATTGGTGCAGCAGACTATTTTGGGCTGTTCA AACGGTTTCACACCCTCGCGGTTGACGGTGTCCCTAAGTTTGGATTTCACAACAGAGCAGCAGCGTATCGGTTTGTCACATTAGTCGAC GTCATGTACGAGAACAAGGCGAGGCTATTATGCACAGCTGAGGCCAGACCGATAGAGCTGTTTGAGAACATAGTGACGGTCGCCGAAGCACAGAGAAGCTCGCCAAGGTCTTCACGCTCGAGCAAGAGCGATAATCCTGACTTGTGTGTGGACAACGAGCTCGGATTCGCCAAAGACCGTACGATCAGCAG GCTGACGGAGCTGAATAGCAGAGAGTACTTGGAGGAGTTCGAAGTAAAATTGCGGCAGCAGCCCTTGCAGGTTGTAGATGATGGCGGCGATGTTGTACTAGCATAA